The Methanosarcina acetivorans C2A genome includes the window GCTTGCTCTCAGGTATCGGACCCGAGAACCCTGTTTTGAGCAATTTGTTAATCTTGCAAATTGTAATTGATCAGGAAATTACTGATAATACTTCTATAAAAATATACCGGTAAGACCTGCAGCTTTGCAAAAAGAACACTGGTTCCGCTTCCTGTTATGCTTGAGATGAAAAAGGCAGTAACCTGTGTCCTGCTTGCCACAGGAACCTGAAGGAAAATGTTTGCAGGAAGCACTTCTAAGAAAAACGTCTAAGAAAAACTTCTGCCTTAAACTCCTGCCTTTAATTTATTTGGAATCCTGTTTATTTCTGTCGGGTTATAATCTTTATAGCCCCGTCTTTATTCCCTATGTAAAGCTCGCTCACATTGCAAAAAATCCCATGCTCAACGACACCAGGGATTGAAGATAGTTGAAGGGCGAGCGCTTCAGGGTCTTTTATAACTCCAAATTCGACATCAAGGACAAAATTTCCATTGTCGGTTATTACGGGCCCGTCTTTTTTTACGGCAGACCTGAGCTGGGGTTTTCCGCCCAGTTCCCGGATCTTTTTTACCACAGGTTCTTTTGCAAAAGGCAGGACTTCCACAGGTACGAGTTTATCAAGCTGCTTGCTCGTTTTCGACTCGTCGGCTACAACCACAAACCGTCTTGCAGAAACGGAAACGATCTTTTCCCTTGTATGAGCCGCTCCTCCTCCCTTAATCGCACGGAGTTCGGAATCTATCTGGTCAGCCCCGTCAATGGCAAGGTCCAGTTCCGGATGCTGGGCAAGGGTCGTCAGCCTGATTCCGGCCTCTATTGCAAGCATCTCGGACTGATAAGAGGTAACGACTCCCAGGATATCGAGCCCCTCCTCCCTCACCCTGCGCCCAAGTTCTTTTATTGTGTATGCAACGGTTGAACCTGTCCCGAGTCCTACAAGCATCCCGGAGCTGACAAGCCCTGCTGCAGCAATTCCTGCCGCCCTTTTTTCTGGAGAATCAGTAGAAGTATTTCTTTCCGTCATGTTATGTTCCGCCTTTCATCTCTAAAAAAGGAAAAATATTTTTCAAAAACATGATGTCCTTTCAAGCTTAAAAGAAAAAAATGGGAGGATCAGGGAGAAAGTCTTCTCCTGTCCCTCGGGAAGAGTACCGTGTCTCTGATGTTCTCAGTTCCGAGCATTGTCATGACAAAACGCTCACAGCCCATTCCCCAGCCTGCATGAGGGGGCATTCCGTATTCGAAGGCTTTAAGGTAGAACTCAAAACCGTCAGGGTTCAGGCCCTGGGACTCGATCCTGCTCTTGAGCAGCTCAGAAATGTGAATCCGCTGAGCTCCCGAGGAAAGCTCCATTGTGCGGTGCATCATATCAAAGGACTTGCTGAACTCAGGCCTGTCCTCATAAGGCATGGCATAAAAAGGTTTGATCTCTGTTGGCCAGTCGATGATGAAGTAGTGGGATTCGCCTGTTGTTTCGTATACATAATTTCCGACCGTGTGTTCACCGAGAGTGCCAAGGTCGTCTCCCCAGTGCATTTTCTCTTCACAACGGCTGTTTACTATCTCGATTACCTCGTCATATGTAAGTTTCAGGAAAGGAGTCTTCGGAACTTTCAACTCAACCCCGAGGATTTCAAGGGAAGCTTTGCAGTTCTCAATTACCCGGGTATAGATATGAGCAACCAGGTTTTCCAGAATTTCCATTACATCAAAGTGGTCGGCAAAGCTAACTTCCACATCGATAGAAGTGGCTTCGTTTAAGTGCCTGCGGGTATCGTGTTCCTCTGCCCTGAAGATGGGCCCGATTTCAAAGACCCTGTCAAAACCGCCGCCCATGAGGATTTGTTTGAAGAGCTGGGGGCTCTGGTTAAGGAAAGCTTCCCTGTCAAAATAGGTAATAGGGAAAAGGGCAGTTCCGCCTTCGGTTGCAGTCGCAACGACCTTGGGAGTTGCGGTCTCAATAAATTTATTCTTGACAAAATATTCCCTGATAGCCTGGAGAGCCTCGTGCCTTATCTTAAAAACCGCAGTTGTCTCGGCTCTTCTCAGGTCAATGAAACGGGAGTCAAGCCTTGTGTCCAGTTCGGCTTCAACCTTTCCGGTCGTGTCCATCGGGAGAGGGGAACCTGCAACGTTCAGCACCTTGATCTCTTCAGGAAGCAGTTCGTAGCCGTTCGGAGCTTTTTCTTCGAACTTGACAGAACCGGTTACGGAAATCACGGACTCGCGGATGAGCCTTCTTGCTGCATCAAAGAGTTCTTTGTCAATTTTTTTCTTTACAAGTGTAACCTGAGCCTTTCCTTCCCTGTCCCTGAGAACAACGAAACAGATCCCTCCGAGGTCTCTGACCTCATGGATCCAGCCTGCAAGGGTAATTTTCTGGCCGTTGTCAACACTTTCAGGTTTGACTTCGGCTGTATAATGCGTTCTGAGATTTGCTAAAGACATAAATTCACCTAATTCGGGGGTAAATTAAACGTAATTATGAGAATGAAGCTGAAACGTAGGTGAATAGTCATAACTCATTATTAATGTATTTGTTCCCCTAGTCCCGTCTCGCCCGAATTGCGCCTCGGGAGTACGCGGTCCTTTTCACTCGCTTCGCTCGCTCAAAAGGACTAATTTTTAGGATAGAGTTATAAGCTTCGCTCAAGAGGACTGATAATGGATTTCAGCTGTAACTTTGCTCAGAAAGCCAATTTGTAAATTATAGTAGTGACTCTATGAACCGGATAAAGGAAGAAGAAATATGGTAAAAACTTATTTACTGAGCTGAGATTCTAAATAGTTTTTACTTGGGAAGTAAAACCCTGATAAAGAAGTAGATAAAGGATAGAAGAGGAATATAATTTATAAAAATTGAGGTTTAAAGGGGAAAACAGAGTGAAAAAGGAAATAATAATTTTTCTGGTAATACTTGGTATGCTTTTTGTTGCGGGTTGTGCTGAAAATGGGGGGCCTGAAGACCCTGCCCCTTCTACACCTGTTGAAGAAACTGTTGAAGAAATGGATAATGGGGAAGTTTCCGGAGGAGAAGAAACTGTGACTGTACCCGAAGCTGAGCAGAATGAGACCGGTGCGAGTGAGATTATTGACGTTGAGATTCGGGACTATAAGTACATACCCGATAGTCTTACGGTTGATGTCGGGCAGACTGTGAGGTGGACAAACTACGATACCGTGCTCCACGACGTTGTAGGATCGGGTATCGAATCCGAATACCTTAAGCAGGGAGAGACTTTTACTTACACCTTCGAGCAGGAAGGGACGTATGATTATATCTGCACACTACACCCCTCGATGGAAGGAAAAGTAATTGTTGGAGCCTGAATAGCGAGAGCTACTCAAATGGGCTCAGTGAAATCAAAATTAGGGAACGATTGTTCCTATTCATCTTCTTTTGTTTATCCTTTCTGCAGCCGCGAAAATATCCTCTGGATCTGGCAGTAAATTACGCTCTAAACTTGTTTGACGGCTCTCAGAAGCTTATATATGGATAGATGTAGAGTTTTTATAGGGTCATAAATAACCCTATTATAAAGGAGTGTGACTGACAATGGGCGAAACAGATATTAGCGAGATCGATCCAGCGTGTAGAAGTGCACCAACCAAGACGATGAAAGAGGATGGGGTAACAAAAATACTCCATAGTATTGATTCCTTTGTAGCAACCGGGATAGTACCAAAGGAATGGAAACCAGACCTCACTTTTGAAGATGAAATAGTCTGGAAAGGGTGGCTCTATACCCTCCAGTACGAGGAAAACAAAAATGGTGAGATAACTAAACACTACGTTTGTCTGTATCCTAATGACTGAGGCTCTTTAGAGCCTCTAAAAAATCTGGTGTAAGGGAAATGAACATGCCAAAAGTACAGTCAAATCCAGAAACATCCCAGGTTGAGTTCCATTTTTTACTTTTCGGAGAACAGTTTAATATTTCCCTATTTTTTTAATTCATCCTCTTGCTATCGAATCATGCGTTATGAAAAATCCTCTCTGTGTGAGGACAATGTTTCATTTTTAAGGCGAACTTGATGAGTAAATCCTCAATTTTCGGTATTCTGGAAACAAGGTTTTGATATGTCGGAAAGGGTGAGCTGAAAGGTCATGTGAATGCAAGTCTTTTGGAGAGATTTTTACTTACAGACTCTTTTTTATAAACTCCGGAGCCTGAAAAAAGGAATTAAATTAGACTTTATTCGAAGTCCGAAAATATCTTTTTTTGAAAAAAATCTCTTTCTCAAGCCCTTATCCGCGCGCGCCCGGGAACTACACAAAAAGCAGGACTGAATATCCACGAGAATCTGATTCTATGGAGTTTTAGAGGAATATTCTACACGAATTTAAATTAAATAAATATTTATAAAGCTAGGAAAAGGATCAAGCTTAAACTCCAGCTTTTTTAATGATTTATAATTAGATTCTCAAAAATATGTATTTTTTTCAGATAACTATATATAATGGAACGAAAGTTCATTGGTTTGAATACAAATAAAATTATAAAAATTTCAGAGAAAAGAGGGAGTAAAAAATTATACAGATTGTACATCTTTCGGATATTCATTTTTCAGAAGCATACTTTGTCCCGGAAATTGCAGAATCCATGCTGCAGAAAATAAACCAGCTGGACCCGGACATAGTGGTAATTACCGGCGACCTGACAGAAAACGGGTTTTCAGCCGAATATGACGGGGTAAAGGAGTTTATTGACAAGATAGAATGTAAAGACAAGGTCCTTGTTCCCGGAAACCACGACTCCAAAAACGCAGGTTACCTGCACTTTGAAGATCTTTTCGAAAACAGGTTCCCCACCCGGAACCTGGGAAACGTAACTGTCGTAGGGGCCGATTCCTCACAGCCTGACCTTGATGAAGGGCATCTGGGAAGGGAAAACTACGGCTGGATCAAAGAAGCTTTTTCCGGGGAGAATTTCAAGGTCTTTGCCCTGCATCACCACCTCGTCCCGATCCCGCTTGCTGGGAGAGAAAACACCGTTCTTGTCGATGCAGGAGATGTCCTTGACCTCCTGAACCGCTGCAAGGTAAACCTTGTACTTTGCGGGCACTGCCACATTCCTCATGTCTGGAACCTGAATAACATGCTTGTCGTAAACGCAGGCACCTTCTGTTCATCCAAGACCAGAGGCAAAACCACACAGTGCTTTAACCTGATCCAGGCAGAAAATGGAGAGAACAACAACTGGAATGTCCGCGTTTCCAGGGTTTTTCCGCAGGGAAAGCTGGAACTGGTCACAGAAACCGTAATGTGAAGGTGCGTCAAAAATTTGATATTTCTTTATCGACGTATTCCTTTCTTTTTTATTTTTTAATCATACTCACTTCCCCTTAACCCGCCACCCGACCAACTTTTCCGTTTCAACCCTCTCAATCTCGTTTCTCTCAGCAAGGTCTTGCAGAATCTCAAGCAGCTCTTTTTCCCTGACCCCGATCTCATACCTGGTCTTAAATTCGGTTATTATCCGGGCGATATCGAGGGTTCTATCCCCGAGAATCTTTTCTGCAAAGCCCGCCAGATCCTCATAACGAGCCCAAGGATAAATTATCCAGCGCCACATGATAATTTTCTGGGCGTAAAAATCCGGGGTAAAGGAAGAACAGGTCTTGTGCTGGAGGACTGCAGTTTTGATCTCAGCGGGGTTCAGGCTCTGCGCATAAGCAACCGAAATGGAAAGGGTATCTCCCGTATCGGTTATGTCGTCTACGATAAGCACTTTCTTCCCGCTTATGTCTACAGGAATGGGATATTTGATTCGGGCTTCTGCTCCCATTTCCGCTCCCCGAGTATAGTGTTCGACTTTCATTGTCGTAAGCTCGTTAAAAAGCAAAAAGTCCGAAATAAGCCTCCCTGGGACAAAACCTCCTCTCCCTATAGCAATGATCAGGTCAGGCTTGTAGCCTGTGGCCTTGATTTTCCTGGCAAGAAGCCTGGAAAGACGGGAAACTTCCCCAAAGCTTATGAGCTCGCACCTGAAAGAACTCTTTTCTGCCGGAGAGCAGTTGAACTGCCGGGCTGCTTTTTCTTTTTCTCTGTCCAGATGAATCCCCTTCTGCTGGTATTACTGTTACAGGTGCCGCTTTTGAGAGCACTAATTCTCTTGCATCACTTTTGCAGGTGTCACTTTCTGCCTTTCTTACGTCCTCAGGTAAAACTTTGAAGTAAAAAGGAGCCTGTATCCTTCCCTTAGTCGGCATAAGCCCGGATACAAATTTATTCATTTACCGGGCTCCAGGAGGGAAAAAATGTAAAAAGAATACTTGAAATACATCTCCCGATTTTGACCCTCAAAGCATAATTTTACTGGAAAATATATAAGGTTACTTTTGCAAAGCAAAAAGTATTTTCTTCTGATTAATAGTTCTAACCAGACTCCGAATTGGTACTTTCAAGGTTCTGAAAACTTTAAATGCCAGAATAGACAGCCGGCCAAAAAATAAAAACATAAATGGACTGAAAAAACAGGAATGGACCCCAAAAACGATACAAAACGGCATTTTTATATACCTGCGCCTCACTACTAATTTTACCCACAAAAAGGATTTTTCTTGATAGTTTTTAAAGGAGGATAACAATTATGGACTTCAAAGCAATTCTTGCAATACTTGTATTCTGTACTCTTTACTACATCTATCACTTTTCATCCGGCGCCATAGCCTGAAGAAACCGCTAAAAAGGAGTAAAACAATGGATTTCAAAGCAATTCTTGCAGTACTTGTATTCTGTACTCTTTACTATATCTATCACTTTTCCGGTGGAGCTATAGCCTGAAAGGAAAAAAGAAGAGCAAGGGCAAGAACAACATTTATTTTCATATATTTAAACCTGGGATCTTTATGAAATAGCGGATACGATAGCGGAATGGGTGGGTGCCGCATCTGGACTTAAGAAATATTTTAATTTGTTTTTAAAAAATAACTGTTTCCGCCCGGAATTCAAAACTCCCAGAAAATTTCCGATTTCCTTTGACCTGAAGTACAATTCGTGTGTTGAATCGGGTGTTGAATCAAGACTCGGGAAAATAAAATCGGAGGTTCGGCTATGGAACTACGGAAAACCGTTTTTTTCTATTACTCAAGCGCCAAACAGGTAAGAATGGAAGACAGAAAAGAGAATAGCTGGACATATGGATTAATACAAAACATTATTTTACCTGGTTGTTTTACTGACGGTTCCAAAGAAAATGCTGGAAGAACGGAATCAACATACTTGAAAATTGATCTTATTACCTGAAAATATTTTAACCCGGAAGCCATAAATATAAAGTAAATTCGGGGAAGAAACAGAGGATAGGGGGATTGGTGAAATCAGCGATTTATTAAAAAAAATAGACTTTAAAGCTCTTCTTGCGGTTCTCGTTTTTCTGACGCTTTATTATATCTACCATTATTCTGGCGGAGCTATTGATTAAAAACAAAACAAATAGAAAGATCAAAGCAAATAACAATTAAAGCAGGAAAAGGCATCTTAGAAATAGCACAAAAAGAGAAACATTAGAATAAAATAAGGGCATACCGGATCAAAAGGAGCTTCAAAGCCATGCTTTCAGGAGAGAACGATCAAGCAGTGAGTAAGGGGCTGGCTTCTATCGAGGAGGATTTTGATGAAGGAGTCAGCCAGGCTCTTGCTTCCCTGACAGAGATCGGTAAAGAGTATCTTAGCGAAAGAAAAGAACTGGAAGCCGAGAAGGCGATATCTTCCATAAAAGAAATAGGAAAGGCTGCAGCCCTTCAGGGAATGGAAAATGCAGCAGTCAATGCTCTCCTGTCCCTGGAAAAGATGCTCCAGTGCTCAATGAAACAGAACATGGAAAGCACAACTGTCAGGGTTCTGCTTTCTTTCGGAACTATCGGAAAAATCGCTGCCGAACAGCAACTTGAGACGGTAGCCAAACTTGCAGCCTCAATGCTCGGGAAAAGCGGAAATACGGCGGCTCTCCTTAACAGGGAAAGAGAAACCCTTGCCGTTACAATCGGGCTTGGGGAAATTGGAAAAGCGGTTGCCAGAATGAAAATCCCTGATGTTTCGGATAATGCTGCCATATGTGCCACCTGCCTCGGAGAAACTGGGAAACTGGCTGCTCAGAAAACCCTTGAAGAAGCTGCAATAGGAGCCGAACTTATGCTGGAAGAGATGGCAGCAGCAGCAATGGAAGAAAACCTTCAAAGCGCAACCGGGAGTATCGCAGCTTCCATTGAAGAGATCGGAAAAAGTGCTGATGAAGAGGAGATGGAAAATGCCGTTTTCCAGGCTGCGTCCGCTCTTCAGACAATTATGAGCAGTGCGGGAAAAAGATACCTGAACGATGCCTCGATTGCGGCAAAGATTGCCCTTGAATCCTTTAACGAACTTGATATTATAAATGATGAATCCAGCATCAAAAAAATAGAAAATATCAGGGAAATGATGAGAGCGCTGTGGACAGACTCGAAGTAAAAAAGAAGGAAAAAACACTTTTGACTTAAACATTAAACCTGAAATCTCGCTTAAATATTAATGAAAAAACTTCAGGTGGGAGCTACAGGTTGCATTGGAAGTAGATTGGCTGCTCCAAATAAAAAACACACATAATATTCTTCGAATAGCAGGCACAAATAATGAAAGTAATTGAAAGTACTTTCATACCAAAGAGAAAAAAATGTAAAAGGGGAAATTTTCTGCAAAATACAAAATTTACAGGTTTGAAGCTACAAATCTGAAGCTGCAACATTTATTTCCCGCCAACTTGTTTTATTTCCCGTCAACTTGCTTTATTTCCCGTCAACTTGCGGCATTTACTCTGGAGGGAAAATAACCCAGTCAGAGATCATATATTCATAGAATGCACTTCCCTGCTCAAGATCCCCTTGATACTCAATTGTTGCTTCATCGGGCTGGAAGGACATGAAATCAACAAATCCCACAGGTTGTTCCATGGAAGACCTATCAAGCTGGATAACACTTTGAGCACTTATGGAGATATTCAGGTCAGGGGCAGAGATCTGGACGCTGGCCGGTCTTTCCACATCGTGCCCTTTTACTTTCGTGTCTACCCAGTCCCCCTGGCTGATACTCACTTCATCCCCGGAGTACTCTGCGATTACCTTCCCGGTATGTTTGTTTATCAGAGTCAGATGTTTATATGTATAATCATCATAACCATCCTCGGTTCCTCTGACCCCATAGAACACTGTCTGGTAATTATCCGTTGTAAGTTCTGACCAGCTCCACCCATGCAATTCCCATTCCCAAACAAGCTGTTCATCTGTATAGGGAATCATATGGTCGAAGTACCCGTCCGCCTGTGTAACCTTATATTTTTTGCCGTTGAGCACCACACTACCATGAACTTTTCCATAAGCGTATTCATAAGTGGTGAAATTGACAGGCTCTGCGGCACTATCTATTGTTTTTTCGGCAAACGGCTTGCAGAACAGGTTCAACTGAACGTTATCGTAAGCATAATCCAGCCGATACCCTTTAAGGGCTGAACCGTAAAATTTCCTTAAACCTTCCGGGTAAGTGAAATCAAGGTAAGGCACATGGAATCCAACGTAATTTTCAACTGTATCCCTTGGCACAAAAATCTGGGTATAATTGTGAGAAGCATCCTCTCCATATGGATAAAGCCCATAGAATGTCACCAGATTCGATAACTGTGTCTCAGTTTCAGAATCATAAAAAAGCGACGGAGACTCCTGGTGCACAAGTACGACAAAAAAGGCAAGGTTTTTCTTTTCTCCGTCCTCCCCAACAAGCCGCATGTCCCCGTTCTGGTACCACCATTCCGACATAAAACTGGCATCGAAGTCGGTCTCATAGTGCCCGCCTTCGGTGTAGTCCATAACTGCTGAGTTTCCTGAAGTTTTGCTGCCCGGCTCAGCTCCTGATATATCTGTAAGACACACCAAAAGAAGCGGCAAAATTATTATTCTCAAGCATTTTTGGTTCAAATAACTCTCTCCTTTGTTAATAACTCATGTTCTTCAAGCCACTTTTTGAGACATCCCAACAACCTCCAAAAATAGAGGATAAAACAAAAATGATGTCCATAATTGAACAGTGTAAATGATGAAAAATTTTTCTATATTTAATAAGTATTTTATAATAATGTGCTTTTGAAGATTTTACAAAAAATATTTGAAAAAGACCTCAAAAGAACAAAATGCCTGAACAACTAAAATCAAAGAAGAGAAAACAATATTCATGTTCTCGTTTCCAGATCCGCTTGCAACAATTCGAGAGGAAAATAATTCAAGAGGAAAACAGTTCAAGAGGAAAACAGTTCAAGAGGAAAACAATTCAATAGCCATCTTTTTAAAGGATTAACGAACAGATTTCAGAGAACCCATTTTTATCAATTGAAGGCTATTGTTTTGTTTTTCACCCTTCATGGGCTGGTAATTAATGCCGGTAAGAACTGAAAATCAGCATGTTCTGACTCCATGAAAGTATGCTCAACAGTTCGTTATGCTCAACAGTTCGTTATGCTCAACAGTTCGTTATGCTCAACAGTTCGTTATGCTCAACAGTTCGTTATGCTCAACAGTTCGTTATGCTCAACAGTTCGTTATGCTCAACAGTTCGTTATGCTCAACAGTTCGTTATGCTCAACAGTAACTCTACCCGAGGTCCCTTATTTAAGGGATAATACTTCAGTTGGTCAGAGATTGGATGGGAGCCGGAATCCTTCCTCCCCGATTTACGAAAGTCTCGGAACTGAAACTGCTTACTGGCATAATAGGTGCACTTCCGAGCAGCCCGCCGAACTCTACGGAATCTCCTACGGCTTTTCCCGGAGCCGGGATGATACGGACGGCTGTTGTCTTTTTGTTGATTACTCCAACTGCCATTTCGTCAGCAATGATTGCGGA containing:
- the aspS gene encoding aspartate--tRNA(Asn) ligase; protein product: MSLANLRTHYTAEVKPESVDNGQKITLAGWIHEVRDLGGICFVVLRDREGKAQVTLVKKKIDKELFDAARRLIRESVISVTGSVKFEEKAPNGYELLPEEIKVLNVAGSPLPMDTTGKVEAELDTRLDSRFIDLRRAETTAVFKIRHEALQAIREYFVKNKFIETATPKVVATATEGGTALFPITYFDREAFLNQSPQLFKQILMGGGFDRVFEIGPIFRAEEHDTRRHLNEATSIDVEVSFADHFDVMEILENLVAHIYTRVIENCKASLEILGVELKVPKTPFLKLTYDEVIEIVNSRCEEKMHWGDDLGTLGEHTVGNYVYETTGESHYFIIDWPTEIKPFYAMPYEDRPEFSKSFDMMHRTMELSSGAQRIHISELLKSRIESQGLNPDGFEFYLKAFEYGMPPHAGWGMGCERFVMTMLGTENIRDTVLFPRDRRRLSP
- the rpiA gene encoding ribose 5-phosphate isomerase A, whose translation is MTERNTSTDSPEKRAAGIAAAGLVSSGMLVGLGTGSTVAYTIKELGRRVREEGLDILGVVTSYQSEMLAIEAGIRLTTLAQHPELDLAIDGADQIDSELRAIKGGGAAHTREKIVSVSARRFVVVADESKTSKQLDKLVPVEVLPFAKEPVVKKIRELGGKPQLRSAVKKDGPVITDNGNFVLDVEFGVIKDPEALALQLSSIPGVVEHGIFCNVSELYIGNKDGAIKIITRQK
- a CDS encoding phosphoribosyltransferase, whose amino-acid sequence is MSFGEVSRLSRLLARKIKATGYKPDLIIAIGRGGFVPGRLISDFLLFNELTTMKVEHYTRGAEMGAEARIKYPIPVDISGKKVLIVDDITDTGDTLSISVAYAQSLNPAEIKTAVLQHKTCSSFTPDFYAQKIIMWRWIIYPWARYEDLAGFAEKILGDRTLDIARIITEFKTRYEIGVREKELLEILQDLAERNEIERVETEKLVGWRVKGK
- a CDS encoding metallophosphoesterase family protein, whose product is MQIVHLSDIHFSEAYFVPEIAESMLQKINQLDPDIVVITGDLTENGFSAEYDGVKEFIDKIECKDKVLVPGNHDSKNAGYLHFEDLFENRFPTRNLGNVTVVGADSSQPDLDEGHLGRENYGWIKEAFSGENFKVFALHHHLVPIPLAGRENTVLVDAGDVLDLLNRCKVNLVLCGHCHIPHVWNLNNMLVVNAGTFCSSKTRGKTTQCFNLIQAENGENNNWNVRVSRVFPQGKLELVTETVM
- a CDS encoding cupredoxin domain-containing protein, whose product is MKKEIIIFLVILGMLFVAGCAENGGPEDPAPSTPVEETVEEMDNGEVSGGEETVTVPEAEQNETGASEIIDVEIRDYKYIPDSLTVDVGQTVRWTNYDTVLHDVVGSGIESEYLKQGETFTYTFEQEGTYDYICTLHPSMEGKVIVGA